Proteins from one Anastrepha obliqua isolate idAnaObli1 chromosome 2, idAnaObli1_1.0, whole genome shotgun sequence genomic window:
- the LOC129239253 gene encoding uncharacterized protein LOC129239253: protein MRNFSKQQSQDTADTSIEKGDYPRASNGVVIGGVVTFVAYFFLMMAFCSPYWIESYEETHSSFKNMGLWEYCFKNFVYPYYQFPRQFNGCHNIFSHEYYVIREYLLPGWLMAVQAFVTLAFLLTFAALVLLALVVIRLPLKGVLQYEWLLIRISYLCTASSSIFLFLAVCIFGGCAYRRDWLMYPKFNVLGWSYAVAVVSFITLGVGSLILHREARHAYDLRGEQKNLVMQMEMQEPGYQPPRHHHSTSRSLHGYI from the exons ATGCGCAACTTCTCGAAGCAACAGTCACAAGACACTGCCGACACGAGCATCGAAAAAGGCGACTACCCACGCGCTTCAA ATGGCGTGGTAATCGGTGGTGTGGTCACTTTTGTGGCCTACTTTTTCCTCATGATGGCCTTCTGCTCGCCCTACTGGATTGAGTCGTACGAAGAGACACATAGCAGCTTCAAAAATATGGGCTTGTGGGAATATTGTTTTAAGAATTTCGTATATCCGTATTATCAATTTCCGCGTCAATTCAATGGTTGTCACAATATTTTCAGCCAC GAATATTATGTTATAAGAGAATACTTGTTGCCGGGTTGGCTGATGGCTGTACAGgcattcgtaactttggctttCCTCTTGACATTCGCCGCTTTGGTACTTCTAGCGCTGGTTGTTATACGCCTACCATTGAAGGGTGTGCTACAGTATGAGTGGCTATTGATACGTATATCATATTTGTGTACTGCAAGCTCTT CAATATTCCTGTTTCTCGCAGTATGCATTTTCGGTGGCTGTGCCTACCGTCGCGATTGGCTTATGTATCCCAAATTCAATGTACTCGGCTGGTCATATGCTGTAGCTGTTGTCTCTTTTATCACGCTTGGCGTCGGTTCTTTAATTTTACATCGCGAAGCACGTCATGCGTACGATTTGCGTGGCGAACAGAAAAATTTGGTTATGCAAATGGAAATGCAAGAGCCTGGCTATCAACCACCTAGGCATCATCACAGCACTTCGCGCAGTCTACACGGGTACATATAA